CATACTAGGCCAGCCACATTTGAAGCTCTCTTCTGTTGGAAAATATAACTCCCACTTTAGCTGTTTATCTTTCGATAATCATAAATACCTGTATTTTCTGCAAAAGACTTGAACCggtgttattagccaaaatatcgagtcctagctaatataaatatgggtattaAATGTAGCATTTTCGTGCTTATCAATTTACGTATGACAAAATGCCGGGTCTCGACAGCAGTTTGATCACGCACAACCTCGACGTCTCACCCGAGTACAAGCCAGTCAAGCAACGAAGCCATAATTTCCCAGAAAAAAATAGAATTGCCAATTAAGGAAGAGGTGGAGAAGTTGCTGAAAGCCAAATTCATTAAACCGATCCAACATCCCGTGTGGCTGGCTAATATCGTACCAGTAGCAAAGAAGAATGAAAAGGTCCGATGTTGTGTCGACTATCGAGATCTGAATCGAGCATGCCCTAAAGACGACTTTCCAGTTCCAAACATTGATATAATGGTGAATAACACATGCAGATATGTCATGTTTTATTTTATGGATGGGTTCAGTGGATACAACCAAGTCAAGATGTCTGCAGAAGATGCGCATAAGATAGCCTTCCAAATCCCGTACGGTAATTTCTATTATGTTGTGATGCCGTTTGGTTTCAAGAACGCGGGTGCAACCTACCAATGGGAAATGGTAGctatcttccatgacatgatgcatgaATTTATGGAAGTTTACATAGACGATGTGGTGGTAAAGTCCCGAGCACGAGAAGATCATCTCGACCACTTAAGGCGTGTTTTCAACAGATGTAGATAGTATCacttaaagatgaatcctctcaAATACGCCTTTGGAGTCACTTCTGGAAAATTCTTAGGGTTCGTTGTTACAAACAATGGGATATAGATTGGCCCGGACAAGGTTGAAGCGATAACCAATATAAGGTCACCTGCAAATGTAAAAGAGTTACAAACTTTTATAGGCAGAGTGTCTTACATCCGGAGATTTATCCCTGGGCTGGCACAACTACTATCTGCATTCACACCGCTATTGAAGAAAAATAGGCAATTCGAATTGGGAGATGATCAAGAGCAAGCCTTTCAGATGCTCAAAGAATGTCTAATCATCACGCGGGTCCTATGTCCCCTGTCAAAGGCGAACCTCTCTACCTATACACAGCATTCACTAATATGGAGATCGGAGCACTGTTGGCTCAAGACCTCGGCAACGACCAGCTATACCCGATTCACTATATCAGCAATGGGTTTAGAGACGCGGATTTCAGATATTTTAAAGCAGAACAAGCATGCTTAGCGCTCATATATGCCGCACAAAAATTACGATCTTATTTGCTCGCTCATGAAACCATAGTGGTAGAAACCGCTAATAAGATCGCTTATCTAGCAACAAAACTAGTGTTATCCGGCAGGACAGCCCGCTGGCTACTACAACTATCTAAATTTGAGCTAAATTTTCAGCGGTCTAAAGGAGTACGCGGGCAAGCATTGGCAGATTTATTGGCCGCATTCCCAGGCATGGATATGACGGAAATAAGTGATGAAATACCTAGAGAAGTTGCAGAAGTCGAGGAAGAAAAGCGCTGGACAATGTTATTTGACGGTTCATCATATAGCTCTTATAGAGGAGCGGGGATAGTATTTGAGACACCCAAAAGAGAATTGTTATCATTTGCTTTCAAGATAGACTTTGAATGTAGCAATAATGTGTCAAAGTATGAAGCATTGATTCTCGGATTATGAATGGCTGAAGAGCTCAATTTAGGGGCAATCAAGGGGGACTCGAAACTAGTCATAAACCAAGTATCAAGTGACTTCCAGGTAAAATAGGCGCACTTGGCACCATACCAAGCGGAAGCCCAAGAGCTGTTAGCGAGGAGAGGAAGCACCATTATTGAGCATACTGGAAGATCCACAACCAAATACGCGGACGCGTTAGCTACCTTAGCGGCAAAGATACAATTGAACAAAGCCGGCGAAGGAACCGCAGTGGTGAAAAGAAGGGCATTACCCAGCACGTGGAAAAAAGACCCAGCGTTCGAATTGaaagatgattggagaacaacATATATCGAAGACTTGACTAGAGAAGAGGATGATCAGTTATTACCCATTAAAGTGCTAAAACAATTTGTTGTAGTCCGAGGAGCGATATACTTTCGAACATCCGGATGTGCTTTGTCGCAGTGTGTAGGAAAGGTAGAAGCGCAAAAAATACTAAATCGCGTTCATGAAGAGTCATGCGGACAGACAGGAGGAATCCCTTTATACCGCCGATTGCAGAGGATGGGAGTATACTGGATGAACATGGAAGTCCAAGGGGCGGTAATCCAGGATAAATGTAAAGATTTTCAGACATCCCCGCAACAAACAGAAGTATGTAGTTTCGAAGGAGAGGACTGGAGGCAACCTTAAATAGATTTCCTCCATCATAAACGCTTGCCATTGAACAGAAAAATGCGTTAAAAATTCAAAGGAAATCCAGGCGATTCTTTTTGAGTGAAGGAATCCTCTATAGAAAGAGTTTTGGGGACCAGATATTGCGATGTTTATCACAAGAAGAAGCGGAGATAGTTATGTCTACGACTCACAATGCTTAACACCAAGTTATGAGAAATCTTTTCCTACAGTTGTATGAAGGGGGTTTTACTGACCTACGATGGAATTTGATACAGCCAAGCATGTAAAGAAGTTCCAGCAATGTCAAATCCACAGATCACTAATCCGCGCTCCGCATACCCTGCTGCTTAGTGTCGTCATTCCTTGGCCTTTCCATAGTTGGGGGCTTGATATTATTGGGCCAATAAGCCCGACTTGATCCGGACGACATAAGTATATCATCACTACGAATGAATATTCTTCTAAATGGGTTGAATCCATTCCGCTCCGGGATTATTCAGGTGCCACGATCGCTGCATTCATCAAAAAACATATCATATGTCGATTTGGTGCACCTATGATTATCCGCTCGGATAATGGTTCCTCTTTTGTTAATCAAAAAATGAAAGAATTATTGGATCAATATGGAATCAAGTTTCATACTTAGACTGTCTACTACCCTCAAGGAAATGGACAGGCAGAAGCGACTAATAAAACATTGCTAAGGATATTAAGCCGCACCGCACATGATCACCATAGTAGTTGGCATGAACTACTACCCCTTAAACTTTGGGAATAACGCATTTACAAGAGAATTTCAACTGGCGCCTCTCCTTACTCCTTGGTGTATGGAGAAGACGCAATATTGCCAGTAGAGATTGCAATTCCTTCTTCAAGAGTATCTATGTCCAGCCTCACTACCCCGTATAAGGTCGTTCGATTTGCTCACCTTGATACCCTAGAAGAACGACGAGCCAAAGCTGAACGTTTTGCGGACAAGTATACGCAAAGGACGACAAGATATTATAACCACAAAGTAAAGGAACGAAATTTCAGCATAAATGATGTAGTTATGAAGATCGCACCACATGTCCAGCGCAATGAGAAGGCAGGAAAATTTGCTGAAAATTGGCAAGGTCCCTACATGATTAGCGAAGCTGCAGAAAGCGCATATTACTATCTCAAGCGGATGAATGGCTCACGCATCAATACTCCTATAAATGGTAAATGGCTTAAAACTTATTATGCTTAAGTAACTAATTGTGCGTCGGATGGCTAAGGAATAATAAAAGAACTATCTTATGTTACACTTTGAGTCGCTTTAAAATATATAACTAAAATATCGCGTACGACCCAATGAAGTGCGCTAATAGTCccagaaaggactaggctccATGCATGGCTTAATGAAGTGCAACAATAATCCGAGAAAGGACTAGGTTCCGTTCATGGctcaatgaagtgcaccaatagtctcAGAAAGAGCTAAGTCTCGCGTACAACCCAATGAAGTACGCCAATAGTCCCAGAAAGGACCAGGCTCCGTGCATGGATTAATCAAGTTCACCAATAGTCCCAGAAAGGACTAGGCTTCGTGCATGgcttaatgaagtgcaccaatagtcccgaAAAGGACTAGATTCCGTGCATGGattaatgaagtgcaccaattgTCCCCAAAAGGGCTAAGTCTCGCGTACGACCCAACGAAGTACGCCAATAGTCCCAGAAAGGACTAGTCTCCATGCATGgcttaatgaagtgcaccaatagtcccagAAAGGACTAGTCTCCGTGAATGGATTAATGAAGTGCACCAACAGTCCCAGAAAAGGACTAGGTTCCGTGCATGTCTTAataaagtgcaccaatagtcccagAATGGGCTATGTCTCACGTGCGACCCAATGAAGTACGCCAATAGTCCTAGGaaggactaggctccgtgcatggcttaatgaagtgcaccaatagtcccatAAAGGACTAAGTCTCGTGTACGacccaatgaagtgcaccaataactCCGGAAAATCTAGGTTCTGTGCATGACCAAATGGAATGCGCCAACAACTCCGAGTCTGGATAAGAGCTTTACATGACTGATGAAGTGTATCGATAACTCTAAGTACGGATagattttgtgtatgaccaatGAAGTACACTAAAGCTTCAAAGCCAACTAAGTTCT
The nucleotide sequence above comes from Papaver somniferum cultivar HN1 chromosome 8, ASM357369v1, whole genome shotgun sequence. Encoded proteins:
- the LOC113306482 gene encoding uncharacterized protein LOC113306482 — its product is MSNHHAGPMSPVKGEPLYLYTAFTNMEIGALLAQDLGNDQLYPIHYISNGFRDADFRYFKAEQACLALIYAAQKLRSYLLAHETIVVETANKIAYLATKLVLSGRTARWLLQLSKFELNFQRSKGVRGQALADLLAAFPGMDMTEISDEIPREVAEVEEEKRWTMLFDGSSYSSYRGAGIVFETPKRELLSFAFKIDFECSNNVSKYEALILGL